The genome window CAAAAAAAGAGTTGGCGAAGCTTAAGCTTATTTTCCGAGGAAAGCGTTACGGTTTTTCACTTGAGGAGATCAAGGAGATGGTATTGCTGTTTGATTTTGATCGCACGGGCATTCAGCAGTTGGAGCGTACGGTTGAATATGGGGAGCAAAAAATTCAAGAAATTGATAGCAAAATAGCAGAGCTTACGCAAATGAAAAATGAGTTGCAGCAATTACAAGGCGTGTTTACTGAAAAATTATTAACTTTAAAGGGAGAGATGCATGATGAATAGTTCGAGTTTGTTAGCACGTAATGCCCGAAAGTACTCTATGATTGAAGCGGTTGTTTGTCAAGGCAGACGAGTGACCTATCATGATTTAGATGAGCAAGTGACACGTTTTGGTCATGCTTTATTAGAGCAAGGTGTGCGGCAGGGCGATAAAGTTATCATTTTTATGCCGAATGTTGTAGAGTTTGTCGTTAGTTATTTTGCTATTCAGCGCATTGGAGCTATAGTCGTTCCAGTAAATGCGAAATTTACGCTGCAAGAGGTTGAGTATGTAGCGCAGCATGCGGATGCTAAAGCTATTCTAGTACATGAAGTCATTTTTGCAGCAGTCGAAAACATCACGATAGTCCCTTTAAAAATTAAAACAGGTCAAGAGCAGGCTGGTTGGCTAAACTATGAAACGCTTATTCAACAGGCGAGCACTCAAACTATTGATTGCCAGCTTAATGAAGATGATGTCTCAACGATTTTATATACCTCGGGTACAACGGGAAAACCAAAGGGTGTGTTGTTCAGCTATCGCAATATTTTAACTGTAGCGCAAATGATTGCAGTTGAAATGGAAGTAAAGCCTGAAAGCCGAATCCTTCTCATGATGCCGTTGACTCATTCGGCTCCATTACATTTATTTTTAATGGCAGGCGTACTTATAGGCTCAACAAATGTGCTAACACCAACGTTTACACCTGATTTGTTTATTGATTCGATTGAGCAGGAAAGGACAACACATTTCTTTGGTGCACCTGTCGCTTATTTATTAACTGCCCAAATGCCAAGATTGCAAACGGCTGATTTATCATCGATGAAATGGTGGGTTTATGGTGGAGCGCCTTTATCACAAAACGAAGTCCAGCATCTACAAAAAGCTTTCCGCACAGATAATTTAACTTGCGTTTATGGCTTAACAGAGGCTGGTCCGAATGGTTCGTTATTGTTTGGCAGAGAACATGCAACGAAGGCGGGAAGTATTGGCCGGCGTGCACCACTTGGAGCGGAGCTGCGCATTATTAACGACAATGGAGAAGATGTCAGTGTTGGTGAAGTGGGAGAAATTGTGTTACTTGGTGAAGGTAATATGCTGGGCTATTACAAGGATGATATCGCAACAAAGGCTGCATTTATAGATGGCTGGCTGAAAACGGGTGATTTGGCTCGCGTGGATGAGGATGGATATATTTGGATTGTTGATCGTAAAAAGGATGTCATTTTTTCTGGCGGTGTGAATATTTATCCGAAAGAAATTGAAGATCGTATGTTGAGCTATGAGGGAATATTTGAGGTTGCTGTCATAGGTGTACCACATCCAGAGTGGGGAGAAACGGTGAAGGCCGTTTATGCTTCTAAAATAGAAATTAACGAGGACGAACTTAAAGCTTATTTGGAGGAGCATCTTGCTAAATATAAAATTCCACGCATCTTTGAACGTGTAGAAGCGCTACCACGGAATGCATCGGGCAAAATACTAAAACAAACTTTGAAGGGACAAGAGGTGAGATAGCATGAAGGTTTTACAGCAGGAAGAAATGAAAACAACGAATTTTTTTAAGGATAATGATACACTTCATAAAGTTTTAGAAATGATGCTAGATAAAGAGTTTGTGGAATATGCAACACGCGAGTTAACAGATTTTGGTGAGCTTTGTGCTGGAGATATTGATGTGAGAGCCAAACATACGGATAGAGAGGGTGAACCTCGATTACAAAGGTATAATGCCTATGGTGAAGAAGTGTCAGAGATTTGGGTTAATGATGGCTATAAAAAGACAATTGAAGAGACGTACAATACTGGCATTGTTGGCTATGTGCATAAAGATATTCCGCAATTAGGTAGAAAGGGCAACTATGTGTATAGCTTTGCTCAAGGTTATATACTGTCCCATACTGAGCCAGGCTTTTACTGTCCTGTTACTTTAACAATGGCAACTGCTTATCTCCTTGACCATTATG of Lysinibacillus agricola contains these proteins:
- a CDS encoding class I adenylate-forming enzyme family protein; the encoded protein is MNSSSLLARNARKYSMIEAVVCQGRRVTYHDLDEQVTRFGHALLEQGVRQGDKVIIFMPNVVEFVVSYFAIQRIGAIVVPVNAKFTLQEVEYVAQHADAKAILVHEVIFAAVENITIVPLKIKTGQEQAGWLNYETLIQQASTQTIDCQLNEDDVSTILYTSGTTGKPKGVLFSYRNILTVAQMIAVEMEVKPESRILLMMPLTHSAPLHLFLMAGVLIGSTNVLTPTFTPDLFIDSIEQERTTHFFGAPVAYLLTAQMPRLQTADLSSMKWWVYGGAPLSQNEVQHLQKAFRTDNLTCVYGLTEAGPNGSLLFGREHATKAGSIGRRAPLGAELRIINDNGEDVSVGEVGEIVLLGEGNMLGYYKDDIATKAAFIDGWLKTGDLARVDEDGYIWIVDRKKDVIFSGGVNIYPKEIEDRMLSYEGIFEVAVIGVPHPEWGETVKAVYASKIEINEDELKAYLEEHLAKYKIPRIFERVEALPRNASGKILKQTLKGQEVR
- a CDS encoding MerR family transcriptional regulator translates to MKTIQEVAKQFNVSTRTIRYYEELGLLNPNRSSTNQRTFSKKELAKLKLIFRGKRYGFSLEEIKEMVLLFDFDRTGIQQLERTVEYGEQKIQEIDSKIAELTQMKNELQQLQGVFTEKLLTLKGEMHDE